One segment of Corynebacterium caspium DSM 44850 DNA contains the following:
- the aceE gene encoding pyruvate dehydrogenase (acetyl-transferring), homodimeric type, whose translation MSEEKLGGSPQDDSNFAIIRDGVKSYLNDSDPEETSEWMESLDGMLAEASPARARYLMLRLLERATAKRVPMPPLITSDLVNTIPTSSEPDFPGDEEIEKRYRRWMRWNAAVMVHRAQRPEIGVGGHISTYASAAALYEVGFNHFWRGRNHPGGGDQIFFQGHASPGIYARAFMEGRLSEDDLDGFRQEVSRPQGGLPSYPHPQGMPNFWEFPTVSMGLGPMDAIKQARFNRYLHNRGIKDTSQQHVWAFLGDGEMDEPESRGVLQQAAVDNLDNLTFVVNCNLQRLDGPVRGNTQIIQELEAFFRGAGWSVIKVVWGREWDRLFEKDKDGALVNLMNNTADGDYQTFKANDGAWVREHFFGRTESTKKLVEDLTDDEIWALRRGGHDYRKVYAAYKRAMSTKDRPTVILAHTIKGYGLGHNFEGRNATHQMKKLALEDLKTFRDKQSIPISDEVLEKDPYNPPYYHPGKDAPEIQYLLERRRELGGFLPERRTNYTPLQVPGLDKLKSQRKGSPKTPIATTMALVRVFKDLMRDKELGKRIVPIIPDEARTFGMDSWFHTLKIYNPHGQNYVPVDHDLMLSYREATDGQILHEGINEAGSMASFIAAGSSYATHGEAMVPLYIFYSMFGFQRTGDSIWAAADQMVRGFLIGATAGRTTLTGEGLQHMDGHSPVLASTNPAVVTYDPAFAYEVAHLIREGIDRMYGEGRGEDVIYYLTVYNEPTLQPAEPENLDVNGLHKGIYLYNTAEKGTHEASILASGIGMQAALAAQQILADEYDVKASIFSVTSWIELAREGAAKNKKAIQNPVLEPEEAFATTQLKKAAGPYVAVSDFTTDLQEQIRPFVPGQYLVLGADGFGFSDTRRAARRFFNIDAESVVVATLMGLAREGSIDISVAQEAAKRYNLDDPTKA comes from the coding sequence ATGTCTGAAGAGAAGCTGGGCGGCAGCCCGCAAGATGACAGCAACTTCGCGATTATTCGTGACGGCGTGAAGTCATATCTCAATGACTCTGACCCAGAAGAAACCAGCGAATGGATGGAGTCTCTTGACGGAATGCTAGCGGAAGCTAGCCCGGCACGTGCTCGTTATCTAATGCTTCGACTCCTGGAGCGCGCCACTGCAAAGCGTGTTCCAATGCCCCCGCTGATCACCTCAGACTTGGTCAACACTATCCCCACTAGTTCAGAACCAGATTTCCCCGGTGACGAGGAAATCGAAAAACGGTATCGCCGGTGGATGCGCTGGAATGCGGCAGTCATGGTGCACCGCGCTCAGCGTCCCGAAATTGGGGTCGGTGGACACATTTCCACCTATGCCAGTGCGGCAGCACTTTATGAAGTAGGCTTCAACCACTTCTGGCGCGGTCGCAATCACCCCGGCGGTGGCGACCAAATTTTCTTCCAGGGCCACGCCTCCCCCGGTATTTATGCGCGTGCCTTCATGGAAGGTCGCCTCTCTGAAGATGATCTAGACGGCTTCCGTCAGGAAGTTTCCCGCCCTCAAGGTGGTCTTCCTTCCTATCCGCACCCACAGGGAATGCCAAATTTCTGGGAATTCCCCACCGTCTCCATGGGCTTAGGCCCAATGGATGCCATCAAGCAAGCGCGTTTCAACCGCTACCTGCATAATCGTGGCATCAAAGACACCTCCCAACAGCATGTTTGGGCTTTCTTGGGCGATGGCGAAATGGATGAGCCAGAATCTCGCGGCGTCCTCCAGCAAGCAGCCGTAGATAATCTAGATAACCTAACCTTCGTGGTGAACTGTAACCTCCAGCGCCTAGATGGTCCGGTACGTGGTAACACCCAGATTATTCAGGAACTTGAAGCCTTCTTCCGTGGCGCCGGCTGGTCTGTAATCAAGGTTGTTTGGGGTCGCGAGTGGGACCGTCTCTTCGAAAAAGATAAAGACGGCGCCCTGGTTAACCTTATGAATAACACCGCTGACGGTGACTATCAGACCTTCAAGGCCAATGATGGCGCTTGGGTACGTGAACACTTCTTCGGACGCACTGAGTCCACCAAGAAATTGGTAGAAGATCTCACCGATGATGAGATCTGGGCACTGCGTCGCGGCGGCCATGATTACCGCAAGGTTTATGCTGCATATAAGCGTGCAATGTCTACCAAGGACCGTCCCACCGTAATCTTGGCGCACACCATTAAGGGCTACGGTCTAGGCCATAACTTCGAAGGCCGCAACGCCACGCACCAGATGAAGAAGCTGGCTTTAGAAGATCTCAAGACCTTCCGCGATAAGCAATCCATTCCGATTTCCGATGAGGTTTTGGAAAAGGATCCATACAACCCGCCTTATTACCACCCTGGTAAAGATGCACCAGAAATCCAGTACTTGCTGGAACGACGCCGCGAACTTGGTGGCTTCCTGCCGGAACGACGCACCAACTACACCCCCCTACAGGTGCCCGGCCTAGATAAGCTGAAGTCCCAACGTAAGGGTTCGCCCAAGACCCCAATTGCCACCACTATGGCATTGGTACGTGTATTCAAGGACTTGATGCGCGATAAGGAACTTGGCAAGCGCATTGTTCCCATCATTCCCGATGAAGCCCGTACCTTCGGTATGGATTCCTGGTTCCACACCCTAAAGATCTACAACCCGCACGGCCAGAATTATGTGCCAGTTGACCATGACCTGATGCTCTCCTACCGGGAGGCAACCGACGGCCAGATCCTACACGAAGGCATTAACGAAGCCGGCTCTATGGCTAGCTTCATTGCCGCAGGTTCTTCCTACGCCACCCACGGTGAAGCAATGGTTCCGCTGTACATCTTCTACTCGATGTTCGGCTTCCAGCGCACCGGAGACTCCATCTGGGCAGCAGCTGACCAAATGGTGCGTGGTTTCCTAATCGGTGCTACCGCTGGTCGCACCACGCTAACTGGTGAAGGCCTCCAGCACATGGATGGCCACTCCCCAGTTTTGGCTTCCACCAACCCTGCAGTTGTTACCTATGACCCTGCTTTTGCCTATGAGGTTGCCCACCTGATCCGTGAAGGTATCGACCGCATGTATGGCGAAGGCCGTGGCGAAGATGTTATCTACTACCTAACCGTTTATAACGAGCCCACCTTGCAGCCAGCAGAACCTGAAAACCTCGATGTTAACGGTCTGCATAAGGGTATTTACCTTTATAACACTGCTGAAAAGGGCACCCATGAAGCCTCTATTTTGGCTTCCGGTATTGGCATGCAGGCAGCGTTGGCAGCCCAGCAAATTCTGGCCGATGAATACGATGTCAAGGCTTCTATATTCTCAGTAACTTCCTGGATTGAACTTGCCCGCGAAGGCGCTGCCAAGAATAAGAAAGCTATCCAGAACCCCGTACTTGAGCCAGAGGAAGCCTTTGCTACCACCCAGCTTAAAAAAGCTGCCGGCCCATACGTAGCGGTATCTGACTTCACGACAGACCTCCAAGAACAGATTCGCCCCTTCGTCCCAGGACAGTACCTAGTACTGGGTGCAGACGGCTTCGGTTTCTCTGATACTCGTCGTGCGGCTCGTCGCTTCTTCAATATTGATGCTGAATCTGTAGTAGTAGCCACCCTTATGGGTCTGGCACGCGAAGGCAGCATTGATATCTCGGTAGCTCAAGAAGCAGCCAAGCGTTATAACCTTGATGATCCCACCAAAGCCTAA
- a CDS encoding acyl carrier protein, with product MSDLAAQLAAKFHSSMPLQATASNNPGVETKKSPDTASTAPAEAETAAVAAADRGPDPRAAADPLLADFAALVSKVTGIDREEITRESKLREQAITSLNLIEILIRTEQELGVRLDENKILALTTVDELLSFIKAKRTFTNTTDK from the coding sequence ATGAGCGACCTTGCAGCCCAACTAGCAGCCAAATTCCATTCCTCAATGCCTTTACAGGCCACAGCTAGCAATAACCCTGGGGTGGAAACAAAAAAGAGCCCGGATACTGCAAGCACAGCCCCTGCAGAAGCGGAAACGGCAGCGGTAGCAGCGGCAGACAGAGGCCCGGATCCGCGCGCTGCAGCAGATCCTCTTCTCGCCGATTTTGCGGCCTTGGTAAGCAAGGTAACGGGCATAGATCGGGAAGAAATTACCCGCGAATCCAAGCTGCGCGAGCAAGCTATCACTTCGCTAAATCTGATAGAAATTCTAATTAGAACAGAACAAGAACTAGGCGTGCGTCTCGATGAGAACAAGATTCTGGCGCTGACCACTGTTGATGAACTTTTAAGCTTTATCAAGGCCAAACGCACCTTCACTAATACTACTGATAAATAA
- a CDS encoding HAD-IIA family hydrolase: MYAPISYLTDMDGVLIKEGEIIPGADVFLKTLQDNNVPFMVLTNNSIHTPRDLSARLKATGLDVSEEHIWTSATATASFLKDQAAGASAYVVGESGLTTGMHAAGFILTDTKPDFVVMGETRTYSFEAITKAINLILGGARFICTNPDVTGPAPQGVLPATGSVAALVTAATGQEPYYVGKPNPVMMRSAMNKISAHSKRTVMIGDRMDTDVKSGLEAGMRTVLVRSGISDDAEINRYPFRPTAVMNSIADLIEKWDDPFGDGSFTAPPEKA; the protein is encoded by the coding sequence ATGTATGCGCCTATTTCTTACCTAACTGACATGGATGGCGTTCTCATCAAAGAGGGCGAAATCATTCCCGGTGCCGATGTTTTCTTAAAAACTCTGCAAGATAATAATGTCCCCTTCATGGTTCTAACCAATAATTCGATCCATACCCCGCGCGATCTTTCGGCTCGGCTAAAAGCTACTGGACTAGATGTTTCTGAAGAACATATCTGGACTTCTGCCACCGCCACAGCCAGTTTTTTGAAAGATCAAGCCGCCGGCGCTTCCGCCTATGTAGTTGGCGAATCCGGGCTCACCACCGGCATGCATGCAGCCGGTTTTATTTTGACCGACACCAAACCAGATTTCGTAGTTATGGGCGAGACCCGCACCTATTCTTTTGAAGCCATTACTAAAGCTATCAACCTAATTTTGGGTGGGGCGCGCTTTATCTGCACTAACCCCGATGTCACCGGACCGGCGCCACAAGGAGTACTTCCAGCAACAGGTTCCGTGGCTGCGCTAGTAACCGCAGCTACTGGGCAAGAACCATATTATGTGGGCAAACCAAACCCGGTAATGATGCGCTCTGCAATGAATAAAATCAGCGCGCACTCAAAACGCACCGTGATGATCGGTGACCGCATGGATACCGATGTTAAAAGTGGGCTAGAAGCCGGTATGCGTACAGTCCTAGTGCGCTCTGGAATTTCTGATGATGCTGAAATAAACCGCTATCCTTTCCGCCCCACAGCAGTTATGAATTCCATTGCAGATCTTATTGAAAAATGGGATGACCCCTTTGGCGATGGCAGCTTTACCGCCCCGCCAGAAAAGGCCTAA
- a CDS encoding serine hydrolase domain-containing protein, giving the protein MSSLAAISSWPVNSAAGAVITGNGIVSHGDITQIYALASVTKLLAAYGFLIAYEEGVWELDTPAGPPGATVKDLLCHRAGVGFDDRRPQRPVGERRIYSSAGYEILADILSAETGMSCAQYLKEAVFEPLGMRATELVGSAGHGANSTVQDLLLFAQEVLNPQLLAPETVALALQNHGGDIRGIVPGYGMQNPNLWGLGFEIKGTKNPHWTGVSMPANTAGHFGMTGTFLWLVPALKKAAVVLTDRQFGPWAKPLWSDFNESLWQEISA; this is encoded by the coding sequence ATGTCTAGCCTTGCAGCCATTTCCTCCTGGCCTGTTAATTCTGCCGCCGGTGCCGTGATTACTGGAAACGGCATAGTTTCCCACGGTGATATCACGCAAATTTATGCTTTGGCAAGTGTTACAAAGTTGCTGGCTGCATATGGATTCTTGATTGCTTATGAAGAAGGTGTGTGGGAGCTAGATACTCCTGCCGGTCCGCCTGGGGCCACGGTAAAGGACTTGCTGTGTCATCGTGCTGGAGTGGGTTTTGATGATCGTCGTCCGCAACGTCCGGTGGGGGAGCGCCGGATTTATTCTTCGGCTGGTTATGAGATTTTGGCTGATATTTTAAGTGCTGAAACTGGGATGAGTTGTGCCCAGTATTTAAAAGAGGCGGTATTTGAGCCCTTAGGAATGCGTGCTACTGAATTGGTAGGCTCTGCTGGGCATGGAGCTAATTCCACCGTGCAGGATTTGCTGCTATTTGCGCAAGAGGTGCTAAATCCGCAGCTTTTAGCCCCGGAGACGGTAGCCTTGGCGTTGCAAAATCATGGGGGTGATATTCGCGGAATTGTGCCGGGCTATGGGATGCAAAATCCGAATTTATGGGGCTTAGGCTTTGAAATTAAGGGTACAAAGAATCCGCATTGGACAGGGGTATCGATGCCTGCTAATACGGCGGGACATTTTGGGATGACGGGTACTTTCTTATGGCTAGTTCCAGCACTAAAAAAGGCTGCCGTAGTGCTTACTGATAGGCAATTTGGGCCTTGGGCTAAGCCTTTGTGGAGCGATTTTAATGAGAGCTTGTGGCAGGAAATATCTGCCTAA
- a CDS encoding UDP-glucose dehydrogenase family protein, producing MKISVLGIGYLGYVHAAYLAAIGHEVIGIDTDAARISFLHRGELPFQEAGLAQLQLQAGKRLQFSTDYRDAATAQAHFICVGTPQLPNGAGMDLKQLQECVDALLPHLTGRHVIFGKSTVPPGTTASLYRRMQKQLCSGESAVADIHLAWNPEFLSEGNAVFDSRYPQRLVIGALAGEAGDIARACAREIYAAQIAAGVPVVETNWESAELIKLSANAFLATKLSFMQGVAQLAEGTGADIAAITTALGLDSRIGQQYLHAGIGFGGGCLPKDLQAFIDLAQQANAPEVANLGRSVADLNSGRLKAVIGQALAANAGSLKGVQVAILGAAFKPGTNDCRESPGLLLAAELQLLGAEVRIWDPLLKDLPQLITELPHALNGAQLAITATAHDELLQANPHELMEFPAKPVLIDANRCLDTAKWVAAGWRLL from the coding sequence GTGAAGATCAGTGTTTTGGGAATTGGGTATCTTGGATATGTACACGCGGCATATTTGGCGGCGATAGGTCATGAAGTTATTGGGATAGATACCGATGCAGCCCGCATTTCTTTTCTGCACAGGGGGGAGTTGCCTTTTCAGGAAGCCGGGTTAGCGCAGTTGCAGCTTCAGGCCGGAAAAAGATTGCAGTTTAGTACCGATTATCGCGACGCAGCTACTGCTCAAGCCCACTTTATTTGTGTCGGAACTCCACAGCTTCCTAATGGCGCGGGTATGGATCTAAAGCAATTGCAGGAATGCGTTGATGCACTGCTGCCACACTTAACCGGGCGCCATGTGATCTTTGGAAAATCGACGGTACCACCGGGAACGACGGCGAGTTTGTATCGGCGTATGCAAAAGCAGTTGTGTTCTGGGGAATCGGCGGTTGCTGATATTCATCTGGCTTGGAACCCGGAGTTTCTTAGCGAGGGAAATGCCGTTTTTGATTCCAGGTATCCCCAACGGCTGGTTATTGGGGCGCTTGCGGGGGAAGCTGGTGACATTGCACGAGCATGCGCGCGAGAAATTTATGCTGCTCAGATTGCTGCCGGGGTGCCGGTGGTGGAAACAAATTGGGAGTCAGCGGAGTTAATTAAGCTAAGCGCTAATGCTTTTTTGGCTACCAAATTAAGCTTTATGCAAGGTGTTGCGCAGTTAGCTGAAGGTACTGGTGCTGATATTGCGGCAATAACTACTGCTCTTGGTTTGGATTCACGCATTGGACAGCAGTATTTACATGCGGGAATTGGTTTTGGCGGTGGGTGTTTACCTAAGGATTTACAAGCGTTTATAGACCTAGCGCAACAAGCTAATGCGCCGGAGGTAGCGAATTTGGGGCGCAGCGTTGCAGACCTTAATAGCGGGCGTCTTAAAGCTGTTATTGGGCAAGCTTTAGCTGCTAATGCTGGTTCTTTAAAAGGAGTGCAGGTTGCGATATTGGGGGCCGCTTTTAAACCAGGTACTAATGACTGTCGGGAATCGCCGGGATTATTATTGGCCGCTGAGTTGCAATTATTGGGGGCTGAAGTTCGGATTTGGGATCCGTTGCTAAAAGATTTACCACAATTAATAACTGAGCTGCCTCATGCTTTAAATGGGGCACAATTGGCAATTACTGCTACTGCACATGATGAACTTTTGCAGGCAAATCCGCATGAACTTATGGAGTTTCCGGCCAAGCCAGTGTTAATTGATGCTAATCGATGCCTAGACACGGCCAAATGGGTGGCTGCCGGATGGCGTCTGCTTTAG
- a CDS encoding amidohydrolase, whose product MLEKRIAQILQNANGDLSFQKRIYQQLHAHPELSGLETVTAGRIQKELQNFDCEVITGIGGHGIVAIFRNGPGKTALMRADFDGLPIREETGASFASQHVQIDKKGIEQPTMHACGHDMHVTATLGLCALMDANRQDWQGTFIALFQPSEENLQGAKNMLADGLLSKIPAPDICFGQHILPGRAGEVYSRPGPTMATTVSLKITIPGISNHASVPHQAIDPTFALGAILMRLQAVVGREVNPHDFAVVTVAVIKAGIVPGIIPGSAELELSCCFYDSQVRDKVIAAIKRLVRAECLASNCPAEPIFEYNSAAPLTHNEAEVFATVRPVFDAVFGENSRDAYKNAGGEDFSHIPTAFKVPYLYWFIGCTPHEIWDAAVATDTTDQLPSNHMPNFLPDFEHTVNAATKAAAAAVLTYLVK is encoded by the coding sequence GTGCTTGAAAAGCGAATCGCCCAAATCCTGCAAAACGCTAACGGTGATCTTTCCTTTCAAAAACGGATCTACCAGCAATTACATGCCCACCCAGAGCTTTCTGGTCTAGAGACTGTTACTGCTGGGCGTATTCAAAAAGAATTGCAAAATTTTGACTGCGAAGTAATTACCGGTATCGGAGGCCATGGCATTGTGGCAATATTTCGAAATGGCCCCGGTAAAACAGCCTTGATGCGTGCTGATTTCGATGGTCTCCCCATCCGGGAAGAAACCGGGGCTTCTTTTGCTTCACAGCACGTCCAAATAGATAAAAAGGGCATCGAGCAGCCCACAATGCACGCCTGTGGACACGATATGCATGTCACTGCCACGCTTGGCCTATGCGCGCTAATGGATGCCAATCGCCAGGATTGGCAGGGCACGTTTATTGCACTTTTCCAACCCTCGGAAGAGAATCTGCAAGGTGCTAAAAATATGCTTGCCGATGGTCTCCTAAGCAAAATTCCGGCCCCCGATATCTGCTTTGGGCAGCATATTTTACCTGGTCGTGCTGGGGAAGTTTATTCTCGCCCTGGCCCCACCATGGCCACTACGGTTTCGCTGAAAATCACAATTCCTGGCATTTCAAATCACGCCTCAGTACCTCATCAGGCCATCGATCCAACATTTGCCTTGGGAGCTATTTTGATGCGGCTCCAAGCAGTAGTAGGAAGAGAAGTTAATCCACATGATTTTGCTGTAGTAACTGTCGCAGTTATTAAAGCAGGAATAGTTCCCGGTATTATCCCAGGTTCTGCAGAGTTAGAACTTAGTTGTTGTTTTTATGATTCACAGGTGCGCGATAAAGTTATTGCTGCTATTAAACGCTTAGTGCGTGCCGAATGTTTAGCTTCAAATTGTCCAGCGGAACCTATTTTTGAGTACAATTCTGCAGCCCCTTTAACACATAATGAAGCAGAAGTATTTGCTACAGTGCGCCCGGTTTTCGATGCCGTATTTGGGGAAAACTCTCGCGATGCCTATAAGAATGCCGGCGGAGAGGATTTCTCCCATATTCCCACCGCCTTCAAAGTTCCTTATTTATATTGGTTCATTGGGTGTACTCCGCATGAGATATGGGATGCTGCGGTGGCAACGGATACCACAGATCAGCTCCCAAGCAACCACATGCCTAATTTTCTTCCCGATTTTGAGCACACTGTCAATGCAGCTACTAAAGCCGCCGCGGCAGCCGTGCTGACATATCTGGTGAAATAG
- a CDS encoding YccF domain-containing protein: MRFILNIIWLIFGGFVLFCLYIIFGLFSAIFIITLPASLACFRIAGYVLWPFGRVVVQKPDAGGATTAMNLVWFVVAGFWLAMAHLGSAFFLALTIIGIPLAIADLKMIPVTCFPFGKTVVSKKSFPNAEPSFAI, encoded by the coding sequence ATGCGATTTATATTGAATATTATTTGGTTGATCTTCGGGGGATTTGTACTTTTCTGCCTCTATATTATCTTCGGGCTGTTCAGTGCAATTTTTATTATTACTCTGCCGGCTTCATTAGCGTGTTTCCGTATTGCTGGCTATGTGCTGTGGCCATTTGGGCGCGTAGTAGTGCAAAAACCTGATGCAGGTGGTGCAACTACTGCAATGAATCTGGTGTGGTTTGTGGTAGCTGGATTTTGGTTGGCGATGGCGCATCTGGGTTCAGCTTTTTTCCTAGCGCTAACAATTATTGGTATTCCACTGGCTATTGCTGACCTGAAAATGATTCCAGTTACCTGTTTCCCTTTTGGGAAGACAGTTGTGTCCAAAAAAAGCTTCCCAAACGCGGAACCTAGCTTTGCAATTTAA
- a CDS encoding UPF0182 family protein, producing MASGFPNARARTRKPSRTLTGVIGILAILVFVAPMAIGFYTNWLWFAEVDFRGVFTRVLVARIILFLIFGILGALIIWATSFFTWKNRPREVESLEINSPVHQYRMLIAQSVRTLLIGLPIFVGIMAGVIGQVNWRTAMVFLNGHDFGVADSQFGKDLGFYAFTLPFLRLTQSTLTLLLVVAFIISLAGYYLLGGIRSGNKLQGIKGHISTPARVQLAVIAGLWMLVLIFGYWLDRFDLLMNEHGTFTGGSYTDINAHLPSKMILMIISVVVAAAFFASIIYRDLRVPALAIVLMVVSSLTIGSAWPMLMERFSVSPNRAAKESEFIARNIEATRYAYGLTDDKVTYQENWGAKKASNEAVATDEATISNIRLLDPQILSPTFTQQQQLRNFYGFPEYLAVDRYNVDGEIRDFVVAARELDPNSLQENQRDWINRHTVFTHGNGFIAAQANKVDEVARDVGSTRGGYPVYRVSDLQSMNKDAELRSNEEVGINVDQPRIYFGPVIASAADSADYAVVGSTGTDAEYDTDTSSYTYEGKAGVDIGNLANRVAFAVKYQEMNLLLSDRVGAESKIIFERDPRKRVEKVAPWLTTDSKTYPAVIDGRIKWIVDGYTTLSALPYSTRTQLQEVTEDASNPDGTRQRLLSNSVGYIRNSVKATVDAYDGTVELYEFDSEDPVLKVWESVFPGTVKPKSEISAELNSHLRYPEDMFKVQREILARYHVSDPLVFFQNDAFWSVPDDPTAPEARNALRQPPYYIVADDPATTENDATFQLITPFRGLNRQFLSAHMTVTSDPHNYGHITVRILPTDTQTQGPKQAQDTMMSSDQIARDRTLWQGTNDLRNGNLLTLPVGGGEILYVEPLYSQRKDQESAFPKLLRALVSYGGRVGYAPTIAEALAQVGIDPKAAQDIEVVEGDSAAKPAVKPADKDAIADAAGKPSGPATASGSEGEAIQRINDALNNLDRAKTGSFEEYGKALDELDAAVAAYQNR from the coding sequence GTGGCGAGCGGATTTCCTAACGCGCGAGCCCGGACGCGAAAGCCTAGCCGCACTTTAACGGGGGTTATTGGCATTCTTGCCATCCTTGTTTTTGTTGCCCCAATGGCCATTGGTTTCTATACCAACTGGCTTTGGTTTGCTGAGGTTGATTTCCGGGGAGTATTTACCCGCGTGCTAGTTGCACGTATCATTCTTTTCCTTATTTTCGGAATTCTTGGAGCCTTAATTATTTGGGCTACCAGCTTTTTCACCTGGAAAAATCGTCCACGTGAAGTGGAGAGTTTGGAAATAAATTCTCCGGTACATCAATACCGCATGTTGATCGCGCAGTCTGTGCGAACTCTACTAATTGGCCTTCCAATTTTTGTGGGGATTATGGCCGGAGTGATTGGCCAAGTCAATTGGCGTACTGCCATGGTTTTCTTAAATGGCCATGATTTCGGGGTAGCTGATTCCCAATTTGGCAAAGATCTAGGCTTTTATGCTTTTACTTTGCCTTTCTTGCGGTTAACCCAAAGCACGCTAACTTTGCTGCTTGTAGTGGCTTTTATTATTTCATTGGCTGGTTATTATCTGCTTGGCGGAATTCGCTCTGGTAATAAGTTGCAAGGAATTAAGGGACATATTTCTACTCCTGCGCGCGTGCAATTAGCTGTGATTGCAGGGCTGTGGATGCTGGTCTTAATTTTTGGTTATTGGCTAGATCGTTTTGATCTTCTAATGAACGAACATGGTACTTTTACCGGCGGTAGTTATACCGATATTAATGCGCATTTGCCCTCCAAGATGATCTTGATGATCATTTCCGTGGTAGTTGCAGCGGCGTTTTTTGCCTCGATTATTTATCGTGATTTGCGGGTCCCAGCGCTGGCCATCGTTTTGATGGTGGTTTCCTCGCTTACTATTGGTTCTGCTTGGCCGATGCTCATGGAGCGTTTCTCAGTTAGTCCTAACCGTGCGGCTAAAGAATCGGAATTCATTGCGCGCAATATTGAGGCCACTCGTTATGCCTATGGCTTAACTGATGACAAAGTGACCTATCAGGAAAATTGGGGGGCTAAGAAGGCCTCTAATGAAGCTGTTGCTACCGATGAAGCCACGATTTCTAATATCCGCCTTTTGGATCCACAGATTCTTTCTCCTACTTTCACGCAGCAACAGCAACTCCGGAATTTCTATGGTTTCCCTGAGTATCTGGCGGTAGATCGTTATAACGTCGACGGGGAAATCCGGGACTTCGTTGTGGCCGCACGTGAGCTTGATCCCAATTCCTTGCAGGAAAATCAGCGTGACTGGATTAACCGCCACACCGTATTCACCCACGGTAATGGCTTTATTGCTGCGCAAGCTAATAAGGTTGATGAAGTAGCCCGCGATGTCGGTTCCACCCGTGGTGGTTACCCTGTTTATCGAGTTTCAGATCTGCAATCGATGAATAAAGATGCCGAATTGCGTTCTAATGAAGAAGTTGGCATTAATGTTGACCAGCCGCGTATTTATTTTGGTCCCGTAATTGCTTCAGCTGCGGATAGCGCAGATTATGCGGTGGTTGGTTCCACTGGGACAGATGCTGAATACGATACCGATACGTCTTCTTATACCTATGAGGGCAAGGCTGGCGTTGATATCGGAAATTTGGCTAATCGGGTTGCCTTTGCCGTTAAGTACCAGGAAATGAACCTGCTGCTTTCTGATCGCGTCGGCGCCGAGTCCAAGATTATCTTCGAGCGCGATCCGCGTAAGCGCGTGGAAAAAGTAGCTCCCTGGTTGACTACGGATTCCAAAACTTATCCAGCGGTTATTGATGGCCGCATCAAGTGGATAGTTGATGGTTACACCACCTTGAGCGCGCTGCCCTATTCCACACGCACGCAGCTGCAAGAAGTAACTGAGGATGCTTCAAATCCCGATGGCACCCGACAGCGGTTGCTCAGCAATAGCGTGGGTTATATCCGTAATTCTGTCAAGGCCACTGTGGATGCTTATGACGGAACTGTGGAACTCTACGAATTTGATTCCGAAGATCCGGTGCTAAAAGTTTGGGAAAGCGTATTCCCTGGCACGGTAAAGCCGAAGTCGGAAATCTCTGCAGAGCTAAATAGCCACCTGCGCTATCCCGAAGATATGTTTAAGGTACAGCGGGAGATTTTGGCTCGTTACCACGTAAGCGATCCGCTGGTCTTCTTCCAAAACGATGCTTTCTGGTCCGTCCCAGATGATCCCACGGCCCCGGAGGCCCGCAATGCCTTGCGTCAGCCGCCTTATTATATAGTTGCTGATGACCCTGCTACTACGGAAAACGACGCTACTTTCCAGCTAATTACGCCTTTCCGTGGCCTTAATCGTCAGTTCCTTTCGGCGCATATGACGGTTACCTCGGATCCGCATAATTACGGTCATATCACCGTGCGAATATTGCCAACCGATACCCAAACTCAAGGTCCGAAGCAGGCTCAGGACACCATGATGTCCTCGGATCAGATTGCTCGTGACCGCACGCTATGGCAGGGAACTAACGATCTTCGCAATGGCAATTTGCTCACCTTGCCGGTGGGTGGAGGAGAGATCCTCTACGTGGAGCCTTTGTACTCGCAGCGTAAAGATCAAGAATCTGCCTTCCCTAAGCTTTTGCGCGCTCTGGTCTCCTACGGTGGCCGGGTGGGCTATGCTCCCACCATCGCCGAGGCTTTGGCACAGGTTGGCATTGATCCCAAGGCTGCCCAAGATATTGAGGTAGTAGAGGGAGATTCTGCTGCTAAGCCCGCAGTTAAGCCTGCCGATAAGGATGCAATAGCAGATGCTGCTGGAAAGCCTTCCGGACCAGCTACTGCCAGTGGATCTGAAGGTGAGGCGATCCAACGCATAAACGATGCCCTCAATAACCTTGATCGGGCCAAGACTGGTTCTTTCGAGGAATATGGCAAAGCCCTTGATGAGCTGGATGCAGCTGTAGCTGCCTACCAAAATCGTTAA